One window from the genome of Rariglobus hedericola encodes:
- the rpsU gene encoding 30S ribosomal protein S21: MPIEIKIRKNEPVDRALRRLKKKLERENIIKDVRAKRYNEKPTERRRRKVKVMAFTQMLRDRHSQ, from the coding sequence ATGCCCATCGAAATCAAAATCCGCAAAAACGAGCCGGTTGACCGCGCCCTGCGCCGTCTGAAGAAGAAGCTCGAGCGCGAGAACATCATCAAGGACGTGCGCGCCAAGCGTTACAACGAGAAGCCCACCGAGCGCCGTCGTCGCAAGGTGAAGGTCATGGCCTTCACCCAGATGCTGCGCGATCGCCACTCCCAATAA
- a CDS encoding sugar phosphate isomerase/epimerase family protein: protein MVKPSLALSTCWNSFRHTDGYAMLREIADLGFTHAELSHGIRIVLLPGVIRAVEEGVIKISSTHNFCPLPTGITQSAPNLFEPSVKDHREHEQWLRHTKRSLDFAAQMKSRVLVMHLGSVKFLWFNPAGKLKAFVRNNPTVTVPDDKAYRAVLKKGCEKLRLKMGPYWQQVQASIEEVRGYAVERGVKLGFENREKFEELPLDDDFDSLIGGLAQPHTAGYWHDTGHADIKQSMGMLEHRLHLEKNAPRLLGFHLHDVTADGKDHQPIGAGRIDFNMISSFWRPEHLLTLELSPRVKTEDIVESKQRIEALIEARFGA from the coding sequence ATGGTGAAACCGTCACTGGCCCTGTCCACCTGTTGGAATTCGTTCCGTCACACCGACGGCTACGCGATGTTGCGCGAGATCGCCGATCTGGGATTCACGCATGCCGAGCTGAGTCACGGCATCCGCATCGTGCTTTTGCCGGGCGTGATTCGTGCGGTGGAGGAGGGTGTGATCAAGATCAGCTCAACGCATAATTTCTGCCCGTTGCCCACGGGGATCACGCAGTCGGCGCCGAACTTGTTCGAGCCATCCGTGAAAGATCATCGCGAGCATGAACAGTGGTTGCGGCACACGAAACGCTCGCTGGATTTTGCCGCGCAGATGAAGTCACGCGTGCTGGTGATGCACTTGGGTAGCGTGAAATTTTTGTGGTTCAACCCGGCGGGCAAGCTCAAGGCGTTTGTCCGTAATAATCCCACGGTGACCGTGCCCGACGACAAGGCCTACCGCGCCGTGTTGAAGAAAGGCTGTGAGAAACTCCGTTTGAAGATGGGCCCTTACTGGCAGCAGGTGCAGGCCAGCATCGAGGAAGTTCGCGGCTACGCGGTGGAGCGCGGCGTGAAGCTCGGTTTTGAAAACCGCGAAAAATTCGAGGAGCTGCCGCTCGACGACGACTTCGATTCTTTGATCGGAGGCCTCGCGCAGCCGCACACCGCGGGCTACTGGCACGACACCGGCCACGCTGATATCAAGCAGAGCATGGGCATGCTGGAGCATCGCCTGCACTTGGAGAAAAACGCGCCGCGTCTGCTGGGCTTCCATTTGCACGACGTGACCGCGGACGGCAAAGACCACCAGCCGATCGGAGCCGGTCGTATTGATTTTAATATGATCAGCAGCTTCTGGCGCCCGGAGCATTTGCTCACGCTGGAGCTCAGTCCGCGTGTCAAAACCGAGGATATTGTTGAATCGAAACAGCGCATCGAGGCGCTCATCGAAGCACGGTTTGGTGCGTGA
- a CDS encoding A/G-specific adenine glycosylase, with product MAQSPLIAQKTEFQRALLAWYRVHQRKLPWRTAPSLYKTVVSELMLQQTQVKTVLPYLARWVEVFPNFKALAAASEEQVVKNWEGLGYYTRARNLHKLAKALIALPAIPETREAWMELPGIGPYTSAAITSISFGTRAAVVDGNVVRILTRLTADATPFRDSASASKALAPLADALLNHDEPGDHNQAMMELGATVCHRNNPLCTICPVLTLCSAGRNGDPESYPKLAAKVIEQRSVSRVWCVQKGKLLLHRTAGDARRLANMHELPAAEHLGLDESAFAGPDAKLIAKKKRGITRFAITESIYELPASRLSKDSLSRTGLVWVAVAEIDTLTLSGPHKRWVSELLRS from the coding sequence GTGGCCCAATCTCCGCTCATCGCCCAAAAGACCGAGTTCCAGCGCGCCCTGCTCGCCTGGTATCGCGTGCATCAGCGCAAACTCCCGTGGCGCACCGCACCATCCCTCTACAAAACCGTGGTGAGCGAACTCATGCTGCAGCAGACGCAGGTGAAAACCGTGCTCCCTTATCTGGCGCGCTGGGTGGAGGTTTTCCCTAACTTCAAAGCCCTTGCCGCCGCCTCCGAAGAACAGGTCGTGAAAAACTGGGAAGGCCTCGGCTACTACACGCGTGCCCGCAACCTGCACAAACTCGCCAAGGCGCTCATCGCGCTCCCGGCGATTCCGGAAACCCGCGAAGCCTGGATGGAGCTGCCCGGTATCGGGCCTTACACGTCGGCCGCAATTACCAGCATCTCCTTCGGCACTCGTGCCGCCGTGGTGGACGGCAATGTCGTGCGCATCCTCACGCGCCTCACCGCCGATGCCACGCCGTTCCGCGATAGCGCTTCCGCATCGAAGGCACTCGCGCCGCTCGCCGACGCGCTCCTCAACCACGACGAACCCGGCGATCACAATCAGGCGATGATGGAACTCGGTGCGACCGTCTGCCATCGCAACAATCCGCTTTGCACGATCTGCCCCGTGCTCACGCTCTGCTCCGCCGGCCGCAACGGTGACCCCGAGTCATACCCGAAGCTCGCCGCCAAAGTCATTGAACAACGCTCCGTCTCCCGTGTGTGGTGCGTGCAAAAGGGCAAACTTCTCCTTCACCGCACCGCCGGTGATGCGCGACGTCTCGCCAACATGCACGAGCTGCCTGCCGCCGAACATCTCGGGCTCGACGAGTCCGCATTCGCCGGTCCGGACGCAAAACTCATCGCGAAGAAAAAACGCGGCATCACTCGTTTCGCCATCACGGAATCGATCTACGAACTACCGGCATCACGTTTGTCCAAAGACTCATTGAGCCGCACCGGACTGGTCTGGGTCGCCGTTGCCGAAATCGATACGCTCACGCTGTCCGGACCGCATAAACGCTGGGTGAGCGAACTCTTGCGCTCCTAA
- the rnhC gene encoding ribonuclease HIII has translation MPKKPDDDSDQPKKLSSYTIKLDDTQMETLRAICTKREWMPAEVAYTRFAFKADHLKLNVTAYTSGKVVIAGKGTEDFVRDVIEPEVTKAPKLGYDEILNPDWFEAHAGLDESGKGDFFGPLIAATVIGQKSMIEAWRKAGAQDSKKMAETKILELDHIIRNTPGVVVKVCFCGMPKYNELMARPRANLNLLLAWQHATALSQALAISPVKWGLLDQFTEQPLVQRELAKKKVENFELRMRTKAESDPVVAAASIVARAEFVRQMNQLSKQFGQKLQKGAGPLVRAQAHDIIKNLGVHALKDYAKLHFRTAYEVVKEAGKLDELPLPEPKERFGFGRD, from the coding sequence ATGCCCAAAAAGCCGGACGACGACTCCGACCAACCCAAGAAACTCAGCAGCTATACCATCAAGCTGGATGACACCCAGATGGAAACGCTGCGGGCCATCTGCACGAAGCGCGAATGGATGCCTGCCGAGGTCGCTTACACGCGTTTCGCGTTCAAGGCCGATCATCTGAAGCTGAACGTCACCGCCTACACCAGCGGCAAGGTCGTTATCGCGGGCAAGGGCACCGAGGACTTCGTGCGTGATGTGATCGAGCCCGAGGTCACCAAAGCTCCCAAACTGGGCTACGACGAAATTCTCAACCCTGATTGGTTCGAGGCGCACGCCGGTCTCGATGAGAGCGGAAAGGGCGATTTTTTTGGTCCGCTCATCGCCGCGACCGTGATCGGTCAGAAGTCGATGATCGAAGCCTGGCGCAAGGCCGGTGCCCAAGACTCGAAGAAAATGGCTGAGACTAAGATTCTCGAACTCGACCATATCATCCGCAACACGCCGGGTGTCGTGGTGAAGGTTTGTTTCTGCGGTATGCCGAAATACAACGAGCTTATGGCTCGCCCACGCGCGAACCTGAATCTGCTCCTTGCCTGGCAGCACGCCACGGCGCTTTCGCAGGCGCTCGCGATCAGTCCGGTGAAGTGGGGGCTCCTCGACCAGTTCACCGAGCAACCGCTGGTGCAGCGCGAACTCGCGAAGAAGAAAGTGGAAAACTTTGAACTGCGCATGCGCACCAAGGCCGAGTCCGATCCGGTCGTCGCCGCGGCGTCGATCGTGGCGCGTGCCGAGTTTGTGCGGCAGATGAACCAGCTCTCAAAACAGTTCGGCCAAAAACTCCAGAAGGGCGCGGGTCCGCTGGTGAGGGCGCAGGCGCACGATATCATCAAGAACCTCGGTGTTCACGCTCTGAAGGATTATGCGAAGCTGCATTTCCGCACGGCTTACGAGGTGGTGAAAGAGGCGGGCAAGCTCGACGAACTTCCTCTACCTGAACCGAAGGAACGCTTCGGTTTCGGTCGCGATTGA
- a CDS encoding ribonuclease HII — MAGKRRQLRGFDLKHIDGFAELIGVDEAGRGALAGPVVAGAVLVTPAFLDSRWADENARRINDSKQLNATERDALWFEFETLMAEGKIHANFGVADVTEIEQFNILGATKLAMRRALEGIHGPDAFAPPVKEPDLFSPPEEIAAYKPRASAHIIVDGLPLKHFPYPHTGIVGGDGRSLCIAMASIIAKVTRDRLLNDLDITFPGYGFAQHKGYGTEEHRDAVLRLGKCSQHREMFLRKLLAKRTDPDQIDFLAEPPESI; from the coding sequence ATGGCCGGAAAACGACGCCAACTTCGCGGGTTTGACCTCAAGCACATCGACGGCTTTGCCGAACTGATCGGCGTGGATGAGGCGGGTCGCGGCGCGTTGGCGGGGCCGGTCGTAGCGGGCGCAGTGCTGGTGACGCCGGCGTTTCTCGACAGCCGTTGGGCCGATGAAAATGCGCGCCGCATAAACGATTCGAAACAACTCAACGCCACCGAGCGCGATGCCTTGTGGTTTGAATTCGAGACACTGATGGCCGAAGGGAAAATCCACGCCAATTTCGGCGTGGCCGACGTTACGGAGATTGAACAGTTCAACATTCTCGGCGCGACGAAACTGGCGATGCGACGCGCGTTGGAAGGCATTCATGGCCCCGATGCGTTTGCACCGCCCGTCAAGGAGCCGGATTTATTTTCTCCGCCTGAAGAGATCGCCGCTTACAAGCCGCGAGCATCCGCGCACATCATCGTGGATGGGCTTCCGTTGAAGCATTTTCCTTATCCGCACACGGGCATCGTTGGAGGCGACGGGCGGTCTTTGTGCATCGCGATGGCGTCGATCATTGCGAAGGTCACGAGGGACCGTCTGCTCAACGATCTCGACATCACGTTTCCCGGCTACGGTTTTGCACAGCATAAAGGCTACGGAACCGAGGAGCATCGCGACGCGGTGCTGCGCCTGGGCAAGTGTTCGCAACACCGTGAGATGTTTTTGCGCAAGCTGCTCGCTAAACGCACCGATCCCGACCAAATCGATTTTCTCGCGGAGCCGCCTGAAAGCATCTAA
- a CDS encoding two-component system sensor histidine kinase NtrB produces the protein MAGKKNTSLDRVLGRLDSLDPANLANLVQRLARERSLFENVFNILQEGVLVIDAEGEIDYANSAAHRLIGLAGDDLAGKILWRLVPGLRPSLETALDDAAASLPVMAREIELTYPERRTVRLYMVPFADEGSGAQRRFAVILSDITRDKQSTEARIEDERTSSILLLAAGVAHELGNPLNSLTIHLQLIERKLKKLKSAARDKETAALSESIRICQEEVLRLDGIVTNFLEAIRPRPPDLAEVNIADVIEEVLRFQERELADRGIKVDAIISHDLPAVMADRNQIKQVFFNIIKNAMEAMSPGGSLRIKTRSDDENVYLLFGDTGSGIKQEDLVKLFQPYHTTKQGGHGLGLMIVQRIMREHGGQVGVESNPGLGTVVTLQFPKKNRRVRMLQ, from the coding sequence ATGGCCGGCAAAAAAAACACGTCTTTGGACCGCGTTCTCGGGCGTCTTGATTCGCTCGATCCGGCGAACCTGGCGAATCTCGTGCAGCGGCTCGCTCGTGAACGCAGTCTGTTTGAAAACGTCTTCAACATCCTGCAGGAAGGCGTGCTCGTTATCGATGCCGAAGGGGAGATCGACTACGCCAATTCCGCCGCTCACCGGCTCATCGGTTTGGCGGGCGATGATCTGGCGGGGAAAATACTCTGGCGATTGGTGCCCGGTTTACGTCCATCACTGGAGACGGCGCTTGATGACGCGGCGGCCTCGCTTCCGGTGATGGCGCGTGAGATCGAGCTCACTTATCCCGAGCGTCGCACGGTGCGACTTTATATGGTGCCGTTTGCGGATGAAGGCAGCGGTGCGCAGCGACGATTCGCGGTGATCCTGAGTGATATCACCCGCGACAAACAGAGCACCGAAGCACGTATCGAAGATGAGCGCACCTCGTCGATTCTACTGCTTGCCGCGGGGGTGGCCCACGAACTGGGGAATCCGCTCAACTCGCTCACGATTCATCTGCAGCTGATCGAACGAAAACTTAAAAAACTGAAGTCTGCGGCGCGCGACAAGGAGACGGCGGCGCTGTCGGAGTCCATCCGGATTTGTCAGGAAGAAGTGCTGCGTCTCGACGGCATCGTGACTAATTTCTTGGAAGCGATTCGTCCGCGTCCGCCGGATCTGGCCGAGGTGAACATTGCCGATGTTATCGAGGAAGTGCTGCGTTTTCAGGAACGCGAGCTGGCGGACCGTGGCATCAAGGTCGATGCGATCATTTCGCATGATCTGCCGGCGGTCATGGCGGACCGTAACCAAATCAAACAGGTGTTTTTCAACATCATCAAAAACGCCATGGAGGCGATGAGTCCCGGAGGCTCGTTGCGCATCAAGACGCGGAGCGATGACGAGAATGTGTATTTGCTTTTTGGTGATACCGGCAGCGGCATCAAGCAGGAGGATCTCGTCAAATTGTTCCAGCCCTATCATACGACGAAGCAAGGCGGTCACGGACTCGGACTCATGATCGTGCAACGCATCATGCGTGAGCACGGTGGCCAAGTAGGCGTGGAAAGTAATCCCGGGCTGGGGACGGTGGTGACGCTGCAGTTTCCGAAGAAAAACCGGCGCGTCAGGATGCTGCAGTGA
- a CDS encoding TVP38/TMEM64 family protein: MKMRAFKFNLSKRQWLIGGTVLLALVGAALWLFLIDFDWLAIPRAMEKLNTGVILTLTSILPLVGFPISMVYLLIGARFGPLIGLGIVSAITAFHLIGTHWIARSFLRGPLERFIKRRYQHMPEVPPGENAAVALMVMLAPGIPYFIRNYVLGLSGIPLRIYFWIALPIHVLRSYVALFLGDFGGAPSTRGLILLGAIYGTKIAIFSWVAWRLRLRHKRLALTRTAVTQDAPG; this comes from the coding sequence ATGAAGATGCGCGCCTTCAAGTTTAACTTATCGAAACGCCAATGGCTGATTGGTGGAACCGTGCTGCTTGCATTGGTTGGCGCCGCGCTGTGGCTGTTCCTGATCGATTTCGACTGGCTGGCGATCCCCCGCGCCATGGAAAAGCTCAACACTGGGGTAATTCTCACGCTCACCTCGATTCTGCCTCTGGTGGGCTTCCCCATCAGCATGGTTTATTTGCTCATCGGAGCACGCTTCGGCCCCTTGATCGGGCTGGGCATCGTCTCGGCAATAACCGCATTCCACCTGATCGGAACGCATTGGATCGCACGGAGTTTTTTGCGTGGACCGCTCGAGCGGTTTATCAAGCGCCGCTACCAACACATGCCCGAAGTCCCACCGGGTGAAAACGCCGCCGTCGCCTTGATGGTGATGCTCGCACCAGGCATCCCCTACTTTATCCGCAACTATGTGCTCGGTCTTTCCGGCATACCGTTGCGCATCTACTTCTGGATCGCGCTTCCCATTCACGTGCTGCGTTCGTATGTCGCGCTTTTCCTAGGAGATTTCGGCGGCGCTCCGTCCACCCGCGGACTGATTTTGCTCGGGGCAATCTACGGCACCAAAATCGCAATCTTCTCATGGGTCGCATGGCGCCTCAGGCTGCGACATAAACGGCTCGCGCTCACGCGAACTGCCGTCACGCAGGACGCTCCAGGCTAA
- a CDS encoding phospholipase D-like domain-containing protein has translation MLTDRFNIAEPVNSAAFAESIGPLLGADFSTGNRVELLVNGDVFFPAMLKAIGEARKTITLETYIWASGEISDRFIEALSERARAGVRVKVLCDGMGTLKLKDEDQQRLLDAGVDLLIYGREHWYEIKPNINHHTHRKLLVIDGRVGFTGGMCIDDKWGGNADSPEVWRETQVRIEGPVVRQMQAVFATNWLQTTSHLLFGSDYFPEVDSSSTGGTRVQCYKSGPNEAPEHARISYLAAIAAARHSIQIANAYFVPDDLMVDMLLAARERGVRVQVIVPGINDSRFGRAASRSRWGKLLAAGAEIHAYQPAMFHSKMMMVDDFFTTIGSTNFDNRSFGINDEVNVNILDGAVALRSREIFEEDLKRSLPVTREEFESRPFYIKVLDHICGLFRSQI, from the coding sequence ATGTTGACGGACCGCTTTAATATCGCCGAGCCGGTGAACAGTGCGGCGTTTGCCGAATCGATAGGACCGTTGCTGGGTGCGGACTTCTCCACCGGCAATCGCGTCGAGTTGCTGGTCAATGGCGATGTGTTTTTCCCCGCAATGTTGAAGGCCATCGGAGAGGCCCGCAAAACCATCACGCTGGAGACCTATATCTGGGCGTCGGGAGAAATCAGTGATCGTTTCATCGAAGCGCTTTCGGAGCGGGCGAGGGCCGGTGTTCGCGTCAAGGTGCTCTGCGATGGAATGGGCACGCTCAAGCTGAAGGATGAAGACCAGCAGCGATTGCTGGATGCCGGTGTGGACCTGCTCATCTACGGGCGCGAGCACTGGTATGAAATCAAGCCCAACATCAATCATCACACCCATCGCAAACTGCTCGTGATCGACGGGCGCGTGGGATTCACCGGCGGCATGTGCATTGATGACAAATGGGGCGGCAATGCCGATTCGCCGGAAGTGTGGCGGGAGACGCAGGTGCGCATCGAGGGGCCGGTCGTCCGGCAGATGCAGGCGGTGTTCGCGACCAACTGGCTCCAGACGACGTCACATCTTTTATTCGGCTCGGATTATTTTCCAGAGGTTGATTCATCATCGACGGGCGGAACCCGTGTGCAGTGTTACAAGAGCGGTCCCAACGAGGCGCCCGAGCACGCACGCATTTCCTATCTGGCGGCGATTGCGGCGGCGCGGCATTCCATCCAGATCGCCAACGCCTACTTCGTGCCGGATGATCTCATGGTGGACATGTTGCTGGCGGCGCGGGAGCGCGGCGTGCGTGTTCAAGTAATTGTCCCGGGCATCAACGATTCACGATTCGGTCGGGCGGCTTCGCGTTCACGTTGGGGAAAACTACTCGCGGCGGGCGCCGAGATTCACGCCTATCAGCCGGCGATGTTTCATTCGAAAATGATGATGGTGGATGATTTTTTCACGACGATTGGATCGACGAATTTCGACAACCGTTCTTTTGGCATCAACGATGAGGTCAACGTGAACATCCTCGACGGCGCCGTGGCGCTGCGCAGCCGCGAGATTTTCGAGGAGGACCTGAAGCGTTCGCTGCCTGTCACGCGTGAAGAATTCGAGTCGCGCCCGTTTTATATCAAGGTGCTGGATCATATCTGCGGGCTTTTTCGTTCGCAGATTTAA
- a CDS encoding sigma-54-dependent transcriptional regulator — protein MLSSVLIVDDEKHTRDGLRQALEEEYDVSVAANAEEAFNQLDAQEFDVVLTDLRMPGKSGLKVIDKALALPNKPAVIMMTAYGSIDSAVEAMKRGAVDFLTKPVNIERLEVLIQRALKTRTLEVEVKHLNERLDEKFNVGGIVGHSGKLKEVIDRVRLVAPSKATILIDGESGTGKELIAQAIHQASPRARAPFIAVHCAALSENLLESEIFGHERGAFTGAMEKRVGRFEAADTGTLFLDEIGEISASTQVKLLRFLETKAIERVGGSKPIQLDVRLVAATNRDLEKMVREGKFREDLYFRLNVVRITLPPLRDRPDDIPLLLAHYIRFFAQENNLQPLTIEPGALRYLQAYPWPGNIRELRNFTENVVVMHRGAKLTEYDLEPRFRSERLALPSSGGTSGDTSSASSSGNGMQVASASAGPSLSIEENEKRLLREALIKARGNRTKAAQLMGISRRTLHRKLTQWPELDVIDG, from the coding sequence ATGCTTTCGAGTGTCCTTATCGTTGATGACGAGAAACACACCCGCGACGGGCTTCGCCAGGCCCTCGAGGAGGAGTATGACGTTTCCGTAGCCGCGAATGCCGAGGAGGCGTTCAACCAACTCGATGCCCAGGAGTTTGACGTGGTCCTCACCGACCTGCGCATGCCCGGAAAATCCGGCCTCAAGGTCATCGACAAGGCACTGGCGCTTCCGAACAAGCCCGCGGTTATCATGATGACCGCCTACGGCAGTATCGATTCGGCGGTTGAAGCAATGAAGCGGGGCGCGGTCGATTTCCTGACCAAGCCCGTGAATATTGAGCGCCTTGAAGTGCTCATCCAACGGGCGCTTAAAACCCGCACGCTCGAAGTGGAAGTGAAGCATCTCAACGAGCGTCTGGACGAAAAATTCAACGTGGGTGGCATCGTCGGCCACTCGGGTAAACTCAAGGAAGTGATCGACCGCGTGCGCCTGGTCGCGCCCTCGAAGGCCACCATTTTGATCGATGGTGAATCCGGCACCGGCAAGGAGCTGATCGCGCAGGCGATTCATCAGGCGAGTCCGCGGGCGCGCGCACCTTTCATTGCGGTTCATTGCGCGGCGCTTTCGGAAAACTTGCTCGAGAGTGAAATCTTCGGCCATGAGCGCGGCGCGTTTACCGGGGCTATGGAAAAACGCGTGGGGCGCTTTGAAGCTGCGGATACCGGCACGCTTTTTCTTGATGAAATCGGTGAAATCTCCGCTTCGACGCAGGTGAAGCTGCTGCGCTTCCTCGAAACGAAAGCGATCGAGCGCGTCGGCGGGTCGAAGCCGATCCAACTCGATGTGCGCCTGGTCGCGGCAACCAATCGCGATCTCGAAAAAATGGTGCGCGAAGGGAAGTTTCGCGAGGATCTTTATTTCCGCCTCAATGTCGTGCGCATCACGCTACCGCCGCTCCGCGACCGCCCGGATGATATTCCGCTGCTGCTGGCGCATTACATCCGTTTCTTCGCACAGGAAAATAATCTGCAGCCGCTGACCATCGAGCCGGGGGCATTGCGTTATCTGCAGGCCTATCCGTGGCCGGGAAATATCCGTGAGCTGCGTAATTTTACCGAAAATGTGGTCGTGATGCATCGCGGTGCCAAGTTGACCGAATACGATCTGGAACCGCGTTTCCGCAGTGAGCGACTGGCCTTGCCCTCCTCGGGCGGGACGTCCGGCGATACGTCTTCGGCATCGTCCTCGGGCAATGGAATGCAGGTTGCGTCGGCATCGGCAGGTCCGTCGCTTTCGATTGAGGAAAACGAAAAGCGCTTGTTGCGCGAAGCCTTGATCAAAGCGCGGGGCAATCGGACCAAGGCTGCGCAATTGATGGGCATCAGCCGTCGCACGCTGCACCGCAAGCTGACCCAGTGGCCCGAACTCGATGTGATCGATGGCTAG
- a CDS encoding PstS family phosphate ABC transporter substrate-binding protein, protein MRLTSLLLAAFLSLTVARAEVRLVGSDLLGKDFTTALAAYSKRNDLGIKLALEGSRAGMEQLQSGRADLGLMVFSPGEKPPEAPYVVLPVAYHTLAVVVPATLPLSQITFGQLNTIYGDDAQSGLKRWSDLGVTGEWANRNILPNITGPGGGITYDLFRYTVLAAPSLKPTVGVQTTLSNTLTRIRGDEGGIAVLPLMPATQTRLKTLLVARGAQDVAFGPTPENLHSGDYPVRLPVYLVFRKDAAKQLQTTLRYLLSEEAVPLWEGAQLVPLPIQARNQMIFDLEVL, encoded by the coding sequence ATGCGTCTTACCTCATTGTTGTTAGCTGCTTTTCTCTCTCTGACGGTGGCTCGCGCCGAGGTGCGATTGGTCGGCTCCGACCTCCTCGGCAAAGATTTCACGACTGCACTGGCGGCCTATTCGAAGCGCAATGATCTCGGGATCAAGCTAGCGCTCGAAGGCAGTCGTGCCGGCATGGAGCAGTTGCAATCCGGCCGTGCTGATTTGGGCCTCATGGTTTTCTCGCCCGGCGAAAAACCACCCGAGGCTCCGTATGTGGTGCTGCCGGTGGCGTATCACACACTCGCGGTCGTGGTGCCGGCGACCCTGCCGCTCAGTCAGATTACGTTCGGACAACTCAACACGATTTATGGCGATGATGCGCAGTCCGGCCTGAAGCGTTGGAGCGATCTCGGTGTGACCGGAGAATGGGCCAACCGAAACATCCTGCCCAACATCACCGGCCCTGGCGGTGGCATCACTTATGATCTGTTTCGTTACACGGTGCTCGCCGCGCCTTCGCTCAAGCCGACGGTGGGCGTGCAGACCACCCTGTCGAATACGCTGACACGCATCCGTGGTGATGAGGGCGGTATTGCAGTTCTGCCCTTGATGCCGGCGACCCAGACACGCTTGAAGACGTTGCTGGTGGCGCGTGGTGCGCAGGACGTGGCTTTCGGCCCCACGCCGGAGAATCTGCATTCGGGTGATTACCCCGTGCGGCTCCCTGTGTATCTGGTATTCCGCAAAGACGCGGCCAAGCAACTTCAGACCACATTGCGTTACCTCTTGAGCGAGGAAGCGGTGCCGCTGTGGGAGGGGGCGCAGCTGGTGCCGTTGCCCATTCAGGCGCGCAACCAGATGATTTTCGATTTAGAGGTTCTTTAA
- a CDS encoding UDP-N-acetylglucosamine diphosphorylase, which translates to MLAAEFFALPPSLAPFAAHFRADVAPWEWLKITARAFDGLPAASPRAIPPGVHIEGAVWIDPSVKLPAYATIIGPAWIGAKTEIRPGAFIRGNVIVGEGCVLGNACEFKNCVLLDGVQVPHFNYVGDSVLGNGAHLGAGVILSNLRLDQQPITVRFPSGLFETGLRKLGAILGDKAEVGCNAVLNPGTVLGKRALVMPTTAFSGYLPANTIARIRGTVTQIPRRD; encoded by the coding sequence ATGCTTGCTGCTGAATTCTTTGCCCTGCCGCCTTCGCTCGCACCTTTTGCTGCTCATTTTCGTGCGGATGTGGCTCCTTGGGAGTGGCTCAAGATCACCGCGCGGGCGTTTGACGGACTGCCGGCGGCATCCCCGCGAGCTATTCCGCCCGGCGTGCATATTGAGGGTGCCGTCTGGATCGATCCTTCGGTGAAACTGCCCGCCTATGCCACGATCATCGGACCGGCGTGGATCGGCGCAAAAACCGAGATTCGCCCTGGGGCGTTTATTCGCGGCAACGTGATCGTCGGGGAGGGCTGTGTGCTGGGCAATGCCTGCGAATTTAAAAACTGCGTGCTGCTCGATGGAGTGCAGGTGCCGCATTTCAACTACGTGGGCGATTCCGTCCTGGGGAATGGGGCGCACTTGGGCGCGGGCGTGATTCTTTCCAACCTGCGTCTCGACCAGCAGCCGATCACGGTGAGATTTCCCTCGGGGCTGTTTGAAACGGGGCTACGGAAGCTGGGCGCAATCCTTGGCGACAAAGCCGAGGTCGGTTGTAACGCGGTGCTCAATCCTGGCACGGTGCTGGGCAAGCGTGCGCTCGTCATGCCGACCACGGCATTCAGTGGCTACCTGCCGGCGAATACCATCGCGCGCATCCGCGGCACGGTGACGCAGATCCCCCGCAGAGATTGA